The Cryptomeria japonica chromosome 2, Sugi_1.0, whole genome shotgun sequence region ATAGAATGTTGCAACAGAAAGACGTGCCTTATGAGCATTGACTATAGCACGATGTTCGGCACTTTTGTAGGTTCCATTGGTCAGAATCTGTGGTAGAATAAATGGTTCAGAACATAATAAAGGTCACTGATGATCAGAAAACTTGCAGAGCAAACTAAATTTTAATACACATGTCCACAATCTCTAAGGGAATAGATGCCAAAAACAGGAGCAAGATTTAATCAAAATGAAATCACAACTTGaaaaaatatcacacatacaattTGTATATCATTATATTTTGGTAAGGCTAATCTAATTAGCATTGTTAACTAATGCAAGGTCAGGAAAGCCTGACGAAATAAATTAAATATGTTATATACAAAATCAATATGACAGTTTCAACTCTAATTGTATAAATGCTGTGAAAGTTGTTGAACCTATGAGGTGGGAAATTAGAGATTTTCCCAACAAACTCCTCAAAATTATTTGTTTCCACTTTCAATTTGCTTTCGCAAGTTGCTTAGTTCACATAAGCTTCCACAACTACACACAGACAAGGTCATCTCAGGTTCTGTCTACAGTCAATCTGTTAGTTTTAATCATTGAGTCAGCAGAAAGAATCAGTTCAAACTAAACCAGATGATTAGAATGGATTGCGTCAGTTCGTGAATCAACTATTATTAGCTTGAATTAGTTCAAATCAAAACAGAGAGAGAGGGGCCTATCAACTTCTATCGGTATCAGTTATTGGTGTAGGACATTCATCTATTTGTGATTCAAAATGGGTGGGTTAGCAGGCTGTCTTAGCCATTGAATATTTAGTAGTAGATTAGTAGCAGAGGCAGGACCACTGAATTCCTAATTCATTTTGACTAGCCAAGTACAAGAACCAATGGCAATTGAGCTTATGGTTGAAGAGACTGAGGATTTCCCTCCCCCAACAAGGACATGACCAATGTGGTAGAGGGCCTTTAGGGATCCCGGTGGTATATCAGTTTTTAACTTTTTTCCCATACACTTCCTTTGGATATGTTATTATGCTACTAGTTATTCATTGATTCTCTCCCAAACAGGAAACAATGATTCGCAAATCTTATTAGAGTCCGAAACATGAATTAGTTAAATGGTCTATTCAGCATGTTGGAACACTGACTATTATGTTTGAAACTTCAAACATAATCTTGCATTGAAAAGGGAAAAATTTGGGGACATCTGCAAGTCCCCACGACGTAGCACCTCCAAAGTGGCTGTTTCATAGATGCGTTCAATATAATCTTGGGAATGAAGGATGGCCAGGGGATATCCATTGCCATCCCTATGACCTGGAAAATGCTTATCGGATAGAGATGCAGGGTTTGGACGGTTTTGCAGTGGTATTTATCCCAGTGTAACATAGCACATTATCTCTTTATAGTGTGCCTGAGCTCATAGAAATTATAACTAATGTGGTGCATGAAATAGGAGTCATTGGAAACCAACGTGATCATGACTGGAATAAAAAGGCACTATAAATGACAggttttcaaaaaaattaagaaggtttaacaataatttcaataatCTGAATCTCCCATTATATAGTTACTATAATTGAAATAAACCATGAAAATTACCTGAGTTTGATCTCCGAGATTGACAACTATAGCATCACGCAAAGGCTGCACAGTTATCCATTCCCCCTCTTTAAGAACCTGCAGACCACCTACTTCATCTTGTATTAGAAGGGTAATTGCACCCATATCAGAATGTGCTTGCAAACCCAAAGCGAGCTCTGGCTGAGGGCATGCTGGATAATAACTGATAGTAATATTCTGATAGGGTTCACTAATTACATCTTGGATATAAGTCGATTTCAAGCCAATGCTTTCAGAAATTACAGCCAATAGCCTTTGAGCAAGCAGCTTGATTTGCTCGCTATATTCCTGCACTGTTTCTCTGCATTAATTGGAAAACAATTGATTAGTGGCATGTATTCCCAAAACAAAAGCAACACAAAATATAAGATAAAGAATTGACCATGTCATACCGAGTTTCATTTGATAGAAACTTTTGCATACTGTGGCATCAAAACCACACAGTTGTAAATATCTTTGTATGGTTATATGCAGAACTTCAATTTAGATCCACTAGTCCATGATTGAAATCAATATCttccaaaacaaattttcaaagtaACATCAATTATTCCTTACAAAGCTGGTGAATTCCTTTTTTCAATATGTCTGACAGTCAATACATTGATAAAATAATCTCATTTTCCAAGAACTTTTTTGCTTCTAATGAAAGAGAAATTTGAACTGAGACGCAAGACAGAAGCTGAAATATCATTCACTTTCAGAGGATTTAAGATACTTCTGCAACTTTTTTCACCGTGTAGCCATTGTAGAATTATCTTTGGCTTTGCAAAATTGAggtttcaagaatataatggcatCAAACAAACTGTAAGGGGATACTATAGGTTCAGAATCACATGAACAAGTAGCAGTGGGAAAAGGGAAAAGATTACTTTGTGACTTGAAAGGCAAAGtttacaaacaaacaaaaaaaatgaaagttTAAGTCTTGAGATTAATTTCTGAGCAATAAGGAGAAATGttcttttaaatataaaaattCCCCAGCCAAAGGTTCGTCTAAAATTTACTGGAGCATGACCAGACAGAGACAAGTTAGTGATGAGAAAGGCAATGACAGTAACACAAGAAAACCAGAATAAGGAAAATTATAGGTGCGATGCCTGAGAACCATTGTCTGCAATCTTGAATGGAGACCTATGTGACTGGCATCATGTTGCTTAGTGCTTTTAATTGTCACAGAGCATGTTGTATGGTCAGATCTGTGGAATAACATTCACTCATATTTGATACACACAGCCTGGTAGTAAGGAGGGTTACCACAACTTCCATTAAGTTTTTACTGTACCACAGTAGTGCTTTGAGTAATAAGACAACACAGATCCACTGAGTTGGTCAATTTCCAAAGAGAATGTTCAGAGACGCAATATGAtatgaagaaaaaaataaaaccAATAGAAATATAAGGGGCTAGGGTGGTAGAAGTCCCTTAGAGAACTATGAAAGAAACAACATGCAAAGCTCGGCAAAATAGGTTATTAGCAATGAAAGAGGATCTGCTTTCCCTGTCAACGGATGCTCGTCCCTCATGGTGTCAACAAAATCATCGTTAACCAATCTTACTCTGTCTATATGGTTAAATCCATCCAGTGACAGTATGTTAATTCAAGCACCATAAAAAAAGCCCATACCAATGGGATTCTATGCAAGTAATTTAGTAAATGATTTGATCCTTGGATAGTCAAGAAAGCATTCACTTCTAACTTATAACAAGCAAGATTTTTTGTCAAACAGCCCTGGGCAAAATACAATACAGCCTTCTACACAGGAGTATTGTAAACTTGGAAACAGAGGCAGACATTCTAAACTATGAAGACACAAACGCATCTAACATAGGAGAAAGCAACATTACTGATCATAGCTCACATTGAGAATCAAACAAGCTTACAAAATCAATTCAATCAACACTGCTCGAAAAATCATACTGAGGGCAAAACAATCTTACAGTTAATTTGATCAATACTGATCAAAACCTAAAATCTTACAATCAATTTGGTCAACACTGATCAAAATCtacaattttgcaatcaatttcaatgcaaaccccaaataggcCCAAAAACAATCCAAATGGCTCTTAAATGGTAATCCGAAATACAGTGAAAGGAAGATGACCTTCAACTGACCTGTAAAAAGGAGGATCGTCAGGCCAACAGCTAGGATTTCTTCTAGATATCGGCTGAGTATGGTGATTAAAATAGTCCCTCCAGTCCAAAACCTGATCTTCCTTGACCAACATCTTGCTGCCATACCCTTCTGAGGTAGGTGATCCAGATTTGCAGGCGTATTTCAACTTATGTTCAACTGGGGTCTCAAAAAACTTTAGCCCAATATCTCGCATATCATCAAGAAGCCTTGTGGGTACCTCGTGGTTTATTACCTGAAACACGCCCCACTCTCTGCAGGCCTTGCCAACATCTTGTCTGATTTTATCCAAGTTGTTTGACtggaaattgaataaatttatgACCGGAACCTGGGCAAATGAAGATTTGTAATTGACAAGGTTGGGCCTTAGGCCTGGAGGTTGCACGTACTCCTTCGGGATGAATTGCAGCCCATTCCCATCTTGTATTAGTGCCTGCACTCTCTCAACACGCTCTCCACTCTTGTCATCAACATCCATAGCTGGTCCTAATCAAAATCCTGGTGACACGACATATATGCGTATGGTGATTATGGCCCGAGCTTGATAATTGGTCTTAGATTATTAGTTCCTGCTGCAGGTGTGCCCGCTATTACCCATGTCTCCATGGGGCTGCTGAAGGACGTTTTCTCCTGAAATTTAAGCTGCAGCAGCGAGGAAAAAAATAGTATAGAATCTTTTTCTATTTTGATGAAACAGGTAGAAAAACTGTAGGGCTGGATCTAATTTGTAATTGTACATTGTAAAACTTGTGaggagattttacaatttttttaaatatatttgtttttagtttttttaattttaattagataaattgttaTTAATGTTATGAATATAAATTTactatatttaatttaaaaaactagtatatttatattttagaaaattatGTAAAAAAGGTGGAAGAATATAAgaacatttgtttttattgtattttttctttCTTCACTTTATTTTATGTAAgagttattttaaaaaatttacttGTATATCATAAAAATGTTATGAGGTACAAAAAAATGATTGTATAATGCTTATTTTATGGCCTAGTTTGCTTATTCTTGTAttatatgaatctatataaaatctAATTGAATTATTTTTTGTTAAAGTAATTAAGATAATCacttataaatgttttttttattttactaGATTGAGTTATATTTAGGGcatgttgtctc contains the following coding sequences:
- the LOC131030363 gene encoding jasmonate-induced oxygenase 2 isoform X1, with translation MDVDDKSGERVERVQALIQDGNGLQFIPKEYVQPPGLRPNLVNYKSSFAQVPVINLFNFQSNNLDKIRQDVGKACREWGVFQVINHEVPTRLLDDMRDIGLKFFETPVEHKLKYACKSGSPTSEGYGSKMLVKEDQVLDWRDYFNHHTQPISRRNPSCWPDDPPFYRETVQEYSEQIKLLAQRLLAVISESIGLKSTYIQDVISEPYQNITISYYPACPQPELALGLQAHSDMGAITLLIQDEVGGLQVLKEGEWITVQPLRDAIVVNLGDQTQILTNGTYKSAEHRAIVNAHKARLSVATFYDPSRQTRIRPAPELVSKDSLPRYREVLYGDYVNAWYTKGPEGKRNIDELSIKDEHAFTL
- the LOC131030363 gene encoding jasmonate-induced oxygenase 2 isoform X2; protein product: MDVDDKSGERVERVQALIQDGNGLQFIPKEYVQPPGLRPNLVNYKSSFAQVPVINLFNFQSNNLDKIRQDVGKACREWGVFQVINHEVPTRLLDDMRDIGLKFFETPVEHKLKYACKSGSPTSEGYGSKMLVKEDQVLDWRDYFNHHTQPISRRNPSCWPDDPPFYRETVQEYSEQIKLLAQRLLAVISESIGLKSTYIQDVLKEGEWITVQPLRDAIVVNLGDQTQILTNGTYKSAEHRAIVNAHKARLSVATFYDPSRQTRIRPAPELVSKDSLPRYREVLYGDYVNAWYTKGPEGKRNIDELSIKDEHAFTL